From Zea mays cultivar B73 chromosome 3, Zm-B73-REFERENCE-NAM-5.0, whole genome shotgun sequence:
AGGCATCCCTCTTCCACCTGGAGGAGGAGGGGGGCCACCAGACATTCCAGGAGGCATTGGAGGAGAAGGTGCaccgggagggggagggggaccacTTCCATGTCCTCtaggaggaggtggtggtggacCTCCATGACctccaggaggaggaggtggTGATGGAGCTCCACCTCGAAACCCTGCTGGAGGTGGAGGCGGTGGAGTTCCTCCTAGTCCTCCAAAGGGTGGTGGAGGAGGAGGAACTCCTCCAATTCCTCCATATGAAGGCGGGGGTGGTGGAGCTCCTGCATATCCTCCAGGGggtggcggtggtggtggagcTCCTGCATATCCTCCAGGAggtggcggtggtggtggagcTCCTGCATATCCTCCAGGAggtggcggtggtggtggagcTCCTGCATATCCTCCAGGAggtggcggtggtggtggagcTCCTGCATATCCTCCAGGAGGTGGAGGTGGTGCTGGAGCCCCTACATATCCTCTGGGAGGTGGTGGTGGCATTAGAACTTCTGCATATCCTCCAGGAggtggaggtggcgggggagccctTACACATGCTTTGGGAGGTTGAAGATCCCATGCACATTCCCCTAGAggtggcggtggtggtggaggcccTACATGTCCTCCAGtaggtggtggcggtggtggatcCCCTCCACATCCTGTTTGAGGTGGCAGAGGGATCGAAGCCTCTACAAATACACTCGTAGGTGGTGGTGGCAGATCACCTATGTGTCCATTAGAAGatagtggtggtggtggaggtggaggtggaggtggaggtggaggtggcaaGCATGAAGGGCCTTTAGATTCTCTGGTAGATTGGAGGAATGACAAGTCTCCACTATGAAATCCAATTGGCAATGTAATTCCTCCTATCCCTTTAGTAAAGGGTGGTGGAGGTGGAATGGCCCCACATCCTCTAGGAGGAGTTGATAGTGGAACTTCTCCATGTCCTCCAGGAAGTGAAGGTGGAGGTATTGGAATATTCACAATTTCTCCACAAAGAGTTGACAATGGAGATCCCATTTGTCCTTCAGGGGGAAGGAGAGGAGGTGGTGGGTTTTCTTTAGTAACTTCAAGAAGAGAAGCTGGTCCTGTTGATTGCCCACCATCAAGAGGTTGAGACAAAGTTTCACTTGTTCTAGGAGGAGGAGGTGGCAATGGAATTATATTAACCCCTTTTGAATGTGGAGGTGGAACTATTACAATATCCTCTGAAAAGGTAGGTTGGGTTGCTATATCTGCATAGAAAGAAGGTTGGTACGAGCACGGAGATGCAGGTGCGATATGATGTAaagttggtggtggaggtggtggaggtggatataGATTAATATGTTTTCCAGGAAGAGATGGATGATTCAAGAGTGGAGCTGGAAGTGGAGGTAGAACAACACATGATTCTCTAGAAAAAGGTGGAGGGGAAGAAGGTGGATTTTCGTAATGTTCTGTTGGAGAAGGTGGTTTTGAAGATAAACACAAAGAAGGTATAACTGTTGCATGACAAGGTGGTGGttgtggaggaggaggaggtggaggtggagattTCATATGTTCTCCAGAATGAGGCAACTTTTGTGGCAATTGCAGAATTGGAATGCCTCCGTGTTCTTTATCATCAATTATAGAGGCCAAGACTCCGTTAATTGTTTCACCTTGTGATATCTCCACCTCAAATGGCCTCAAATGAATTGATAATGTTGTTTGATCTAAAGGCTGCTCACAATTTACTTGCTCTGCAGATATTGAACATGAGGAATTATCTGTTACAATGTGAAACATTGGATATGGAGGTGCTGCAGGTATATAGGATGACATACTTGAAATTGTATCTTCAGCGCTTCCAACCACATGCTGAACTTTATACTCAGAATGCTCTGATGGAGATAATTCGACAGCAGTATCAGATTGCAGAAATTGAACTTCACTTGCTTCATGTCCTTCGAGAGAAGTAGCTGGAACATCAGATTTGTGTTCTGGTAGCATTGTTGGTTCTTTATATGGACAATCTGAAGACGGATTTGAGTATACCAGTGGAACTGATCCACTATCACTGCATATAGTTGGCAGTGGTAGTTGTGATGGTGGTGGTACTAGAGGCAAAGGTGGTGGCGGCAGCGTTGGTGGTTCAGCACGTTGTAATGTTTTGGGAGGTGAAGAACAAGTCATGTGCAACAAAGAATTTGTATCTTCATTGGTAAATGGGACATCCATGGCAGTTACTATATTAGGTCTACTTGTTACTTCCTCATCTACAAAATCAGAGGCTCCTAAGGGACATTCAGTTGCAGCTATACTACTATTAGAGAGTGAAGTTAGTGAGGAATCACCTAAGTTGAGAACACTTTGTCTATAATCTGGACTATAGGAACAAGATCCATCAGCTCTTATTTGTTCAGGTTCATATATTATGGTGCTCGAATAACTTTGGGTGCAAGAATCATGTGGGGGTGGTAGTGGAGGTGGGTGTGGGGTTTGAGGGCCATATTGGTTGGAAGCAGGCAAAGTTAAGCTACCTGAATGTAGATCATTTTCCTCTGTCATTGGTGGGTGAAGATGTTGATCTTGTGGTATTGAGGGAGATCTAACATGCTCTTGGTGTTTGGGTGATCTTGAAGAAGCCATTGACATCTCTATGAATGTGCCAAATGATAATGATGGTAGAGATGAAATCGTTCTTATTGGTCGCAGAGTAGGATGTACTAGAGACATTTTGGATGATGATCCCAGGGATGTGTAGAGCTGAAATGGTGGAAGCACAGAAGATGTATCTGAATCACCCCTTCCACTTGTAGAAGTAACGGAGTTCTGCTTAGATTCTGTTTGTGATGGAGAAAAAAAGGACAAATCTGTGGATGCAGCACGAAGCAGATTGCGTCTGGGAGATGATGGAGAAAAAAGACTAGATGTCGCCAATGGTAGAAAAGGTTTTTTCTTTAGCACCAGTCGAGATGAATCGGTTGTATCTGTATTTGCATTCACAGAAGTTGAAGCATGGTTTATTATCAAGTTAGATTCTTCTGGtagaatgttcgcacaagagataTTAGAAGACTGACTCCTGGAGCTGGAAAATGATGTGTCAATTCCTGCTCTTCGCTCTGCAGTGACATTACTACTGCAAGCACGAAGCTGATCAATATTTTCATTGGCTGAACTTAGTTCCAAAGAAGTGTTTGAGCTGTCAAGATGTGGTAAATCTTTGGGCTCAGCCACTAGTGAATCTGTGCCTGTGATGGTAAATTTTTCTTTGTTGCGACTTTCTTCCCGTTCAATCACTATGCCATTGTCATAAGCAGCATATTCATCTCGTGCACTCTGTCCCTCATCTTTTTTGAAAAAAGTATTAGGTCGTTTTGTGTCCTCGTCTTCTCCCAGTGCAGTGCTTTCTGAACTGTGGACTGCCTCATCTAATTCAGTTTCCATCATATTCCCCTCTACCACTTGTTTGGGAGTTGTAACTTCAGATATGATGACCTCTTTGATCATCTGTATGTCATCAGTACTATTAGTTTCTAATATAATCACCTCCTTAACCAATACATTATCAATCTGGCTCAAGTCTTGATTGGAACCCATCCTTATATCCTGCTTGGAACTACCCTTTTCAAACATGCACCCATCCTCTTTATAGGTAGAACTTGAGATGCCGCTATCTGTGTCTCCATCTATTGTAGCTGTAAAAGTTGACTTCACAACTGCAGTCTCATCGTTGAGCAAAATATTGGCTTCAGTGGATGTGCATGCTATTGTAGCGGTAAAAGTTGACTTCACAACTGCAGTCTCATTGTTGAGCAAAATATTGGCTTCAGTGGATGTGCATGTCTTTCCATCATTTACTGTTTCTAACAACAAGCCCAAGTTATCGGCTTTATTGTCTTGTGATCCATCAATGTCAATATTCAGATCAAAGTTGgaaaatggagagtttttccaacATTCGGCACTTGGAGTTCGAATATAATCTGTAGAGACCATAGAAAGAGTATCCGCATCCTTATTTCCATCTTGAGATTCAGCATTACTGAAGATTTCTTCTGCTTCAAAGAACTCATCAGCAGAGGCAACATCCATATCATTATCAtagtcataatcataatcataatcaggtGCTACTTCAGTTGACGCATCAGACTCAGCATCAAACTCTGAAAAGAGTACCTGGTTAAGACATGCACCCACAATTAACATTGATATATTTGGTGACGGATTATCACATGCATACATGAGAAATCATGGCCTACCTCTGCTTTGAAGTTCTTTGTGAACTGGTGATCGGCATCCCAAGGGACATCGATGTCCTCAAAGTTCAACGGTAAAATGTGAGACTGGATGAAAAAGGTATTGAACATCACCCTAAACATTAACCTTTCATTTCCTTGGCCATCATCCACATGCAGACATTCAAGGACGACATCACCTTGGACGCAGGATCCTACATTTAACTTCACTGGCGCATTATCTGCCTGCAAAAATAGTTAACGAGTAACTTGAATAAATAGCAGAACCATTTAGATAAGACATGCTTGATGGTACCTGTCTGTAACGCCTAATATGTTTCTTGGCCTTTGATGGTGGTGAAATGACACTATGACTTCTGTCAGTTGTTGGAATATCCTGCCCATATACTCGAACAATTGGCCGACAACCACCGACTCCATCAAAATTTGGAATTTCTCTAAGAATTACACAATCCAAGGTGAAAGGAATAGGTTGTGTAGGCCATCCTATGCCGTCATCCATTCTGCATATGTACCCAAGATACCGAAGATGAGACGGTTGTGGATTCAATGTGGTTAGCATCTGAAGAAGCTCCTTTGGGGCTTGCTTGTACACCATATCTAGAGTTCTTTGCTCCCCATTATATTGTTTCCTGTACAGAAGAAGACCTGCAAGCATAAATGCCAACACTGGCCATCCATCTTTCTCACAGTGCATTAGTAAAATATTTTGCTGCCCTTCAAGCATAAGCCACCTTTCACTCAGCCTTAGGAAGTGGAGAATGATATCCAAAGGAAGTAACGGGCATCCTAGATACTTGCAAGGGTAGTCTTTGGCTGTAATATTGTACTTGGAGAAAATGCCTGAAATAAGACTTTTTCCTTCATCTCTAAAGTTAAGTACCATCAATGAAGAATCTGCAAACTGTTCACGGAGCTGCAAAATAATGTTGTCCAGGTAATTCTTGTATCTGTATTGGTCCATGGTTTCTGTTGAGAAGCAACAATCGAATACTGCAAGCACAAACAGACCAATCATTGCACATTAATGTCAGACTTAATTTGACAATGTCTATAACCATCATAGAAGTATGGTGCAAGGCCAGAAGCCACCCATTCAATTTTTTTATACGAGACTACAGAAGTAGCAGATCAATACATGATAGCCTTGATCCTACATAATCAAATCATAAACGCATGAGCTGGTGTGTAGAAAGAACAGGACAGTCCTGTCAGAAGTTACACAATGGTGACTATATCCGATCGCTCTGGACATAATCACAACCTCCACACAAATCCAAGAATTCGCCGAACTATGGACCAGAATACAAATTGTACAGATGCTGCTCGGCATGCAGGATTCTATAACTCGGAAATGGATGGCTGACGGAAAATATTCCACATGTTCAGCATACAAGATCCAGTTCGGAGGATCGCATCGAAAATTCCAGGCCGAGCTCATTTGGAAGGCGCAGGTGGAAAATAAATGCAAAGTCCACGCCTGGATACTCATGCACAACAAAGTCCTAATGGTGGACAACCTACAAAAGAGCGGGGTTCCCACATTAGGACCATTGTGTCTTGTGTAATGGGCCTCTAGAGATAACAGACAAGGTTACACCTTTCTTTGCTGTGCCCCTTCGCAAGGGCCAATTGGAGCCAGGTGCTATCCTGGAAGAATTTCAATGTGCAGCTACCCTAACAGGACCCCGCCTGCATTACCGATTGGTGGGAGGAAGTAGTAAGCAAGGTGCCAAAGCACGACCGCAGCCGTTTCAACGGAGTGGTAATCTACATTGTGTGGTACCTGCGGAAGGAGAGAAATAGGAGGATTTTTTAAGATGTGTACAAGACATCGCAGCAGGTCACCTCATCGACCAAAGAAGAAATAGTGCAAAGATGTAGGACGAATGGACGATGTTCTTTGCGGGTTACCCCACCAAGAGTGGGGGAGGGCTTCTCTTTTTGTCCTAGGACCGGTCTGTTGGGCACAATGGGCGTTCAGCTTACATAAAACTCCCTTTTCCTTGCTTAATTGAGCAGTGCCTTTACTTAAAAAATGCATGAGAGTTATCCTGTTAGTCCTACTAAGAAGTCACCTAGTTGCACTACTGAAAACCCATCAGCAAACAATTAAATACAGCAACACAAAGATGCCAATCAGTATTTCTACTTATGTGAAACTTCATGTCTTCAAACATGTTAGCAGCATTTTAGACTAAAATGCACTTCTTATTCAATTTTTTTTCTGATAGTGAAGTAGCAGATTAAGACATGATCGCATTGTTCTTGTTGATCAGCAAGCATTATCGTATTAGGCATAGACTAAATGTCACAGCTCCTCATCTATCTTCAAACATGGGTGTTACATTAATCGCATAACATAGAAACTTCAGAATCAAACCCTTGCACCAGCCAACGAGGTTGCTGGCAACGTTACTATTAATGTGCAGTAATAAACACGGGAAAAATACAGCGGTAGTCGAACAGTGAGCGAACCCTTCTTTTTGAGAAGCATAGCTCGAACGAAACTAGAATGGGGCCATAGAATCATGGTGGCACCGTAAGCTGATGCAGCATGCACAAGGAAGGCATGTTAGCTGGAAGCCTGAAAACAACATCCAGAGAAATTTGTTCCGGCACTGAGCGAAATTACATAATGCAGCTGCATTTCCGGTGCTAAAATCAATAGAACCTCCGATTGCACACACCCCGAAGTACCCCCCAAATCGGTAATTCGGTTCGGTGGCGGCAGTCGAACAGGAGGCGCGGGGTTACCGTACCGTAGACGCGGTCGGCTATCTCGAGGAGCCGATCCGGCGGCTTCCGATAGAAGAGCCTCCGGAACAGCGCCATTCCCTTGCGCTTCCGACCGCCGTCGGCGTCGCCGCCGTCTCCGGCGGCCTGCCCCCGGACCCACTTGCTCCGCGACGCCCGGGACCAGCCGACCGCACTCTTGCCGGCGGCCAGCCAGCCAGACCGCAGCGGCGGCGCCAGCGATGATCGGGCCCCGTGCTGCCCGCTGCCGCCGCCGACCTAGCACCCACTCGCCAGCGGAGGCTAACGATACGAACGCCGGCGATCGGGTGCGCCACGCACGCACCCGCCCGCCAAGCTCCCGGCTCGAGTCGCGGGAGGGCAATGCCGCGCGCGGCGGAATTCAGACAGCTAGGGTTTCCTTTCCCCCTCTCGTTGAGGAATTCTTTTTTTCGAGCGGAACTTTTTTTTCTGCTCGTGCTGCTAAAATTATTTTTGGGGTGTTGGAGGTGGCGGAGAAGGAAACGGAGGAAGACAGAGGGGAGACgacggcggaggcggaggcggcagGCAGAGCAGAGCAAAGCTGAGCACGCGCGAGCACGATTGCTCGAAACAAACACACGATGAAATGCCTCGGGGGTAAGATTTTTTGTgcgtatgacatgtggggcccggCGCCAACGGTTGCACCGGTGCGCGCCACGCTGCTCGGCGCATGACATCACATCAGGCAGCGGTCACCGTGTGGGCTTTTTCATGATAGGCCGGATCTGCACTAGTCAGGAGCAATTGGGATGGGCCCGTAATAGCAGGATGAATCAAAGTTAGCCCAACGAATGGTACTCTTGCCGTGTTACAGAGAGCCCAACGTGTAACGGGCTGAATCCAGAGCTAGAGATTTCCGAGTCCGGTTTCTAAGAAATTTTTCATCTTTCCAAAAAAAAGTGATGGCCTGAGTTCATCATAGTTTAAATTCTGTCCAAATATGGAATCTGTTTAATGTCAAGAAAATAGACGAAGTCTCTATCCAAAATCAATGTTTAGGCATTTTTTTAGATAAGGACCTCAATCAAAGCCAAAAACCATCACACTTAAAAGAGCTTCGGACGACGAAGAAATGGGAAAGTGAAGGGGAGCTTCAGTGCCTTCACAATGGTCTATGGATAAAACAAGTTAAGAAGGTTTACATGGAGAAGAAAATCAGGATTGTAAAATGGTGTGATTGTACCCTCTCGTTAGCGAAGGACTACGGTGTAAACGTAAGGGCAAGGTTGCAATTTCATATGAATATGTATATCGTTCgaaccctataaatagatgaataataTCACTGTTACGGGGATCGGTCATATGTAACCTTgcgtctatagcatctttttcccgaGAGAACCTCCAAAGATACTACAATGTCGAAGTATATTTGGATGTTCCCTCCCTATGTTATCTGATATCTGTTATTCAAAGTAACCTAATCATTGAGCTTGACTGTTGCATATATGAAACTAGTTCATTGTCATCAATTACTTTGTATAATGTCATTTGTTTATACATTTAGTATGTTAACCCTTGTACTTGTTCCATGTGCTCTCTGGACACGGAGAACACAATCACCCTTCTCCCCTTCGACACCTTTGGAGGGGAGAAGGATTTGACAAGATAATCATATGACCATTAATATTCAGGTATGTTAAAAACAATGAGCTTCAAAACTGTGGATCAATTAAACATTGGAATCTTGATCATCAATTTCATTATATACACATCTTATGAAAGACAAAACTCTGTTGTCAGGGTCAAAACCGGGTCCCCAAGGCCCACGAGTCGTGATGAGTAAAGATACTCTGAAAAGGCTCGAGTAAGGCCCAATCTGCTTCTGGATCATGAGTAAACCGCTAATGTTTGCCCCTAGTCCCGATGTGAAGCAAGGACGCCTAGGGGTTGGGCAAAACGAAAAAGGGTTGAACGAGCCCTAAGTCAACCTAGGGGTCAGGCGAATCGTGCCTAGCCTAAGGGGATGACCAAACTAGACACAGGCACAAACAAACCACACACGGGTCAACGATCAAAAGAATGAGGATGACCACTCCATGATTAGCCTTCGTCATCATAACGGTCGCCACAACATGGAGGGGAATGGAGGTTGTTCCTATTCTGACTAACATCCACATCCATTACGTCTAAATCAACCATGAAGCACTCATTCCTCTCGTACGGATATAGGAAACGACACTATGGATGGACTACACTGCATGGTGAACCGTCAGATATTGGGGATACGAACGAGCCCATTGATAAGCTGACCGACCCTTGAAGCACGACCACTATCATAGGTGATACTGTGCTACCAACTTCGGCTTGGACCCCCCCTCGCTAAAGCCCAATACGtgcatgaaagggaaatggccttaaaccaTTTATTATATTGTTTTttgtgcttgatgaccatcacaaccattcggactaattagtttgcctagtttttgattcacaggttcataagTTCAACATTTAGTTTCTAAGTCACAATAAGCTCAGATACAACGAAATAGGGGTAAAacatggaatagatgaactaccaatagttctactctttggataagttctaaataccCCGAGGAACCTATTCAACACTTCTAGAGAAGTTGGAAAGCTCAGAATCAACTTCTCACTattttggagctagtttgagcaaaagaagaaatatgAGTTAAAGAATTAAAATGTTTAAGATCCATGACTTAGACTAGATGGACAACCACTAGAGATATTCTTCTAAGTCATAGGATCTCTCTCAAGTTTAGCCAAAGCAACTTGGAGAAGATTGTTCAAAGATCAACGACAAGTCAGAAACTCAAGTTCTGAAATCGCCAAGTGCGGACCGCCTGGCCCCTTCTGGCGGACCGTTCGTGACACCGCTATGACTTTGGATAGGAACTATAAATCGTGgacagtccggctataaatcgTGGACTGTCCGGCTATAAAGCGTGGATCGTTCAGCTATAATTcatggaccgtccgcacgtgaagaTCTGGTTCAGCCTGAAGGTGACTAGTTGTGCAAAAGGATTTCTAGAACTGGCGCAGACCATCCGGGACCAAGGGCAGACCTCCGCGTATCGAGACAATTGTTGATCTAGCCATTGGGTTGTCAGACATAACCGTTGTAACGTCAGATCCTACCGTTGGAGGGTCGTGGATCATCCGGGCCCaagctgcggaccgtccgccagtgcgcAGAACAGACAGACAGGGCATAACAGTTATAtgggtggttggaggctataaaagggaccccaacCAGCCCATTCTCATTGATTGATTGATCCATATCATACACAGGAGTTGGGTATTCACTCCTGTCTACTAGTGCAGCACTTCTATACACATCAAggcctcacaagtgccacaaaagaaagatcaagcaagaaagagctactcgtgtgtgtttagcgatagtgcattatgagaatcattgagagaaagtgtgagctacctcttgtgatcatttgagcgtggagttttgactcccattcattgtaaagctagcaagagccccttatctttgtggttggccttgtGGAGACTTTGGTcttcggactgttcggtgtgcaccggactgtccggtgcaccctctgccagtggGGACAGCCTGGCCCAGAGAAGAGGGTTCCCTGCGTAGAAACATGAGAGCGCGCAGTTcacgagttgaattttagtggcacaccggatagcgcatcagactgtccggtgcgcactgaACAGTgattgttcactgttcggtgtgccatctgcccaacggctagctgtcagaactagccgttggagtcgaccgttggtgcaccggtggcgcaccacagtccggtgcgcccatgcgcagcagGGTTTGTGTAacgactagttggtgggtgagggctatttatacccctccacccaccatattgattgtcttgttgcccacatttactcctacactttggtagagcattgcaagcaccacaaagcctagtgaggtgatttgagaatcttaatcccgcatttggacctcattagcgctagcgagagccacctagagcacacaccgcatgcatttggcttctcttggtcaagtgaaagtctacggcttgttactcttggtgatcgacatcacctagacggcttggtggcgttgggagctcggtgatcaccgtggagatcttgttggtgacccgactcaagtttgtaagcggtcgtgagagaTCCACCGAGCCGGAGTGGCAaaagatcatctcatagtgagcacttggttcttgcaaggaccaagggggagcgatacccttgcgcgggtgctccaacgaggactaggggagagtgccgactcttcgatacctcgggaaaaaatggaggagtcttctaaaccttgctttacattacgcacttaattcaagcattttaaatTGTGTATTTATTTAGCAAGTATttaaagtattgtcttagcattgttgtatttctagtattattctcttattgctagttgttggggtgaagttgggctcttgcttaggttttaattagtgttgatttttagaaaagcccaattcatcccccctcttgggcatcgtgatcctttcaattggtatcggagccttgttgctcttagattagcttaaccgctagagtaacgatgtccggtggggatggatcgcctcccgtttttgatggtgatgattttccatattggaaaattcgtatggaagcttacttagaggctatagacattggtgtctacaaagccgccacacaaggtttccccgaacctagagatcccacaaatcttgtaggtgaagagtttaactatgagaaatggaatgctaaggccaaaaacactctttttagaggcctttgcaaaaatgtgtttaatagagttagaaaccatagaaatgctcatgatttgtggatggacatatgtgctctacatgaaggaactagaagtgagcgtgaggagagatatcacattgctatgagaaaactaaattcttttgagatgcttgctaatgaaaatgccaatgctatgtactcacgtctcaatattcttgtagaggaagtaaatggcttggggcttacacaaatttcacaaccggatgttgtgaggaagattctcagtgtcctcccaattgacaaatatggacacattgtcacagtgcttcatcagatggatctttcagttgccACTCCTACACAGATatcgggaaagatcaatgctcatgagatgtacatgcacatcaatgacaaggatgagtcatcttccaagagaaaggatttggctctcaaagcaaatcaagaaagaaaaggaaaagctaaagtacaaattgaggaggaatcctcaagtgatgatgatcttgatgctaacattgccttgatggtgaggaagaccaccaagatgttaaagaagctcaacagagaaggcatcaaatttgactcaagaaagaagaaattcttttccagcaaaagaaagcccatttctgaaatggattgctacaactatggagagcttggtcatctttctcatctatgtaacaagcccaagaagaacaagttcaagggcaagaaagaagatgacagtgatgatgagaaaaaggaaaagagattcttcaagaggaaggatgggaagcacaagaggttccacaaaaagaaaaatggaaaggcatacattgttggtgactggctcactgacattgagccatcaagtggatcttcttcaagtgaagaagaaaatgatgaaaaagttgccgccatcgctggggacttctcttcaccaccaccatcaccatcatcgacttctcacctatgcctcatggctagaggtgaacggaaggtacaaatgataatgatattatttatgatagtgatagtgatgatgaatttgcttcaccttcctatgatgaactagctgacttgcttaaggaatacactcaaatcattaggaagtcaaaagccaaatgtgataagttgaaagatgaaaatgaaatttttaaatgccaaatatgacatagttatgaaagctagtgatgaaatgaaagaagaaaacaaaactatgtcatccactataaatgagcttacatcctccctaaaagatgctaaggataaatgtgacaagttaaatgaagctaatagggaattgaaagatagactagtgaaaattaaggaagactatactaagattaaatttgatcataataatcttcttgttgaaaatgaacttttatcttacaatacacatgaggctattaaccctattgttaagattgatgtagcaacctcatgtgatgatttgagtcaaggtgatcaaactagtctacatgatgaactgaccgaaaaagttgaagtcttgacattagacaaccaaaaattgaagagatacttgactgatgcaactactagaggaaacgttgccattgagaacaatgaCTTCAACAATGAGTTGACAGTGGATAattaaaggcttaaaaatgaggtcaagaaacttaagagtgaaaatgaacatcttgcaaca
This genomic window contains:
- the LOC103652160 gene encoding formin-like protein 12 isoform X6, with translation MALFRRLFYRKPPDRLLEIADRVYVFDCCFSTETMDQYRYKNYLDNIILQLREQFADSSLMVLNFRDEGKSLISGIFSKYNITAKDYPCKYLGCPLLPLDIILHFLRLSERWLMLEGQQNILLMHCEKDGWPVLAFMLAGLLLYRKQYNGEQRTLDMVYKQAPKELLQMLTTLNPQPSHLRYLGYICRMDDGIGWPTQPIPFTLDCVILREIPNFDGVGGCRPIVRVYGQDIPTTDRSHSVISPPSKAKKHIRRYRQADNAPVKLNVGSCVQGDVVLECLHVDDGQGNERLMFRVMFNTFFIQSHILPLNFEDIDVPWDADHQFTKNFKAEVLFSEFDAESDASTEVAPDYDYDYDYDNDMDVASADEFFEAEEIFSNAESQDGNKDADTLSMVSTDYIRTPSAECWKNSPFSNFDLNIDIDGSQDNKADNLGLLLETVNDGKTCTSTEANILLNNETAVVKSTFTATIACTSTEANILLNDETAVVKSTFTATIDGDTDSGISSSTYKEDGCMFEKGSSKQDIRMGSNQDLSQIDNVLVKEVIILETNSTDDIQMIKEVIISEVTTPKQVVEGNMMETELDEAVHSSESTALGEDEDTKRPNTFFKKDEGQSARDEYAAYDNGIVIEREESRNKEKFTITGTDSLVAEPKDLPHLDSSNTSLELSSANENIDQLRACSSNVTAERRAGIDTSFSSSRSQSSNISCANILPEESNLIINHASTSVNANTDTTDSSRLVLKKKPFLPLATSSLFSPSSPRRNLLRAASTDLSFFSPSQTESKQNSVTSTSGRGDSDTSSVLPPFQLYTSLGSSSKMSLVHPTLRPIRTISSLPSLSFGTFIEMSMASSRSPKHQEHVRSPSIPQDQHLHPPMTEENDLHSGSLTLPASNQYGPQTPHPPPLPPPHDSCTQSYSSTIIYEPEQIRADGSCSYSPDYRQSVLNLGDSSLTSLSNSSIAATECPLGASDFVDEEVTSRPNIVTAMDVPFTNEDTNSLLHMTCSSPPKTLQRAEPPTLPPPPLPLVPPPSQLPLPTICSDSGSVPLVYSNPSSDCPYKEPTMLPEHKSDVPATSLEGHEASEVQFLQSDTAVELSPSEHSEYKVQHVVGSAEDTISSMSSYIPAAPPYPMFHIVTDNSSCSISAEQVNCEQPLDQTTLSIHLRPFEVEISQGETINGVLASIIDDKEHGGIPILQLPQKLPHSGEHMKSPPPPPPPPQPPPCHATVIPSLCLSSKPPSPTEHYENPPSSPPPFSRESCVVLPPLPAPLLNHPSLPGKHINLYPPPPPPPPTLHHIAPASPCSYQPSFYADIATQPTFSEDIVIVPPPHSKGVNIIPLPPPPPRTSETLSQPLDGGQSTGPASLLEVTKENPPPPLLPPEGQMGSPLSTLCGEIVNIPIPPPSLPGGHGEVPLSTPPRGCGAIPPPPPFTKGIGGITLPIGFHSGDLSFLQSTRESKGPSCLPPPPPPPPPPPPPPLSSNGHIGDLPPPPTSVFVEASIPLPPQTGCGGDPPPPPPTGGHVGPPPPPPPLGECAWDLQPPKACVRAPPPPPPPGGYAEVLMPPPPPRGYVGAPAPPPPPGGYAGAPPPPPPPGGYAGAPPPPPPPGGYAGAPPPPPPPGGYAGAPPPPPPPGGYAGAPPPPPSYGGIGGVPPPPPPFGGLGGTPPPPPPAGFRGGAPSPPPPPGGHGGPPPPPPRGHGSGPPPPPGAPSPPMPPGMSGGPPPPPGGRGMPTPPGGRGHGLARTLGPTLQSAMRKSSLKPLHWVKVTRAMQGSLWAELQKQVEANSHAEFDVNELESLFTIAPKAKAGSKSEGRGKSLGTKSDKVQLIDLRRANNTEIMLTKIKMPLPDMMSAALALDDSVLDADQIENLIKFCPTKEEMELLKNYSGDKEALGKCEHFFLELMKVPRVESKLKIFAFKIQFQSQIRDVRKNLQTVSSACEEKL